Proteins found in one Fusarium oxysporum Fo47 chromosome V, complete sequence genomic segment:
- a CDS encoding histidine phosphatase superfamily, translated as MSSKWTFKAQPGIFVELADIAHEYPGEKVTTQPNLGLIPDQKYPSDDPDAPDQRDWARLAAYVRWLNENSSDNVSYKVLYLTRHGLGVHNKMHAQVGSEAWNTRVSFQNGDGKETWFDAFLTEVGEKQAQDLNSFWTDLIEKQGAPQPRIFYTSPLARCLQTTDIVFSPLMASQSPPQQPIVKELLRERITRHTCDYRRDRTWIAENYPGYKIEDGFEEEDQFTNRVEPETDEEHIVRKQRALEDIFNETTKDDDFISLTVHSYAIRAIQAAVGSGVCRTREGTSIAILVRGEKDGEVDGPELDMNDYVSADPEGVSSLRRFSM; from the exons ATGTCCTCTAAATGGACCTTCAAGGCCCAACCTGGCATCTTTGTTGAACTCGCTGACATTGCCCATGAATATCCTGGAGAAAAAGTCACGACGCAACCAAACCTAGGCCTCATCCCAGATCAAAAATATCCTTCGGATGATCCAGATGCCCCAGATCAAAGGGACTGGGCTCGTCTCGCGGCATATGTGAGATGGCTCAATGAGAATAGCTCCGACAATGTCTCATACAAAGTCTTGTACCTCACACGACATGGCCTTGGGGTACACAATAAGATGCACGCCCAAGTAGGCTCCGAAGCGTGGAAT ACAAGAGTGTCATTCCAAAATGGGGATGGTAAAGAAACCTGGTTTGACGCCTTTCTCACCGAAGTCGGTGAAaagcaagctcaagatctcAACTCCTTCTGGACCGATCTTATCGAAAAGCAAGGCGCACCACAGCCCAGAATCTTTTACACAAGTCCTCTAGCGAGATGTCTTCAAACAACTGACATCGTCTTCTCGCCACTCATGGCCTCACAATCACCGCCTCAGCAACCTATCGTCAAAGAACTCCTCAGAGAGCGCATCACTCGCCACACCTGCGACTACAGGAGGGATCGCACCTGGATAGCCGAAAACTACCCCGGCTATAAGATCGAAGATGGgtttgaggaggaggaccaGTTTACCAACAGAGTTGAGCCAGAGACTGATGAGGAGCATATTGTAAGGAAACAGAGGGCTTTGGAGGATATCTTCAATGAGACAACGAAAGACGACGACTTTATATCGTTGACGGTTCATTCGTACGCGATTCGAGCGATTCAGGCTGCCGTGGGAAGTGGTGTTTGTCGGACACGTGAAGGGACAAGTATCGCGATACTTGTCAGAGGCGAGAAGGACGGAGAGGTAGACGGTCCAGAGCTGGACATGAATGACTATGTGTCAGCGGATCCTGAGGGCGTGAGCTCATTGAGAAGATTCTCCATGTGA
- a CDS encoding uncharacterized protein (of unknown function-domain containing protein) yields MPTPQEIKLPGFGLPISYAGAHFPVVLGMEEGEGEGDWRASTLTIREVCMIKVIEDLTNKPEWWIKVNDDEITAKWKKEAMELPWGEYRVYGDFTHAMADACIKELRKKADIYQKTGLIPVMDYASTAIKSDNLVPKDLRDALVTAVSPLENVPEEHKDWHPGSDGKVLDIVHPSLWPLVYGRSLILPDKRINLEEALSHCGKGVVVPVDNSDDTMWPSSAFSKRFQWLPCDVDLTGVHPRIDSYINNVHPVKHAELYPVIEKFIEKSLPAWDVIYRWHDDFEVQRVFTKNVRPDCKVPEICGDDWCSAQNRPLDDDEAPRREDEDYEEDYEESDRNKRDEEWFRETHVPELPDPKTELEELVKINPSDVKTSGFFGNASRVQVIVKLANIHLTPEKPTYDGGSWHVEGQLNEHICATALYYYDCDNITDSRLDFRTAANREDQTVELNYEQGDFDSIERVFAIDPGADLLQNIGSVLTRQDRMLFFPNVYQHHVSPFELVDKSRPGHRKILALFLVDPEVPIISTANVPPQQRDWWAEGLLKNDRFNNLPPELTRMVVDNLDFPIDLEDAKKIREDLMAERTNLQDTLNSDLKNLEWNFCEH; encoded by the exons ATGCCAACACCTCAAGAAATCAAGCTTCCTGGCTTCGGCCTCCCTATCAGCTACGCTGGTGCCCATTTTCCAGTTGTCCTTGGTAtggaagagggagaaggagagggagaCTGGAGAGCCAGCACTTTGACAATTCGAGAAGTCTGCATGATCAAAGTCATCGAGGACCTCACGAACAAGCCCGAGTGGTggatcaaagtcaatgatgatgagattaCTGCCAAGTGGAAGAAGGAGGCTATGGAGCTGCCATGGGGAGAGTATCGAGTATACGGTGATTTCACTCATGCCATGGCCGATGCT TGTATCAAGGAATTGCGCAAAAAGGCAGATATCTACCAAAAGACTGGCCTCATTCCTGTCATGGACTACGCTTCTACCGCCATTAAATCAGACAACTTGGTCCCTAAAGACCTCCGAGATGCTCTCGTAACTGCCGTTTCCCCTTTGGAAAATGTCCCCGAGGAGCACAAGGACTGGCATCCTGGCAGTGATGGCAAGGTCCTTGACATCGTCCACCCTTCCCTGTGGCCGCTCGTCTACGGGCGATCTCTCATCCTCCCCGACAAGCGCATCAATCTCGAAGAAGCGTTGTCGCATTGCGGGAAAGGCGTCGTTGTCCCTGTGGACAACAGTGATGACACCATGTGGCCTTCCAGTGCCTTTTCTAAACGCTTCCAGTGGCTCCCTTGCGACGTTGACCTGACTGGCGTGCATCCTCGCATCGACAGCTACATCAACAATGTGCACCCGGTCAAACATGCCGAGCTCTACCCCGTTATTGAGAAATTCATCGAGAAATCTCTCCCGGCTTGGGATGTCATCTATCGATGGCATGACGATTTCGAAGTCCAACGTGTCTTCACCAAAAATGTTCGACCAGATTGCAAAGTTCCAGAAATTTGCGGGGATGACTGGTGCTCAGCCCAGAATCGGCCActggatgacgatgaggcGCCTCGtagagaagatgaggactACGAAGAAGATTATGAGGAATCTGATCGCAATAAACGCGACGAGGAATGGTTCAGGGAGACCCATGTTCCAGAACTTCCGGACCCTAAGACTGAATTGGAAGAGCTGGTCAAGATCAACCCTAGCGACGTAAAGACCTCTGGCTTTTTTGGCAACGCGTCTCGTGTGCAAGTCATTGTCAAGCTTGCCAACATCCACCTCACCCCCGAGAAGCCAACTTACGATGGTGGTTCATGGCATGTCGAAGGCCAATTGAATGAGCACATATGCGCGACTGCACTCTACTATTACGACTGCGATAACATCACTGATTCTCGCCTTGATTTTCGCACAGCTGCCAACAGAGAAGACCAAACTGTGGAGCTGAATTACGAGCAGGGCGACTTCGACAGCATCGAACGAGTCTTTGCTATTGATCCCGGTGCAGACTTACTCCAAAACATCGGCAGTGTCCTCACACGCCAGGATAGAATGCTCTTCTTCCCCAACGTGTATCAGCACCACGTCAGCCCCTTTGAACTGGTTGATAAGTCTCGCCCCGGCCACCGCAAAATCCTAGCACTGTTTTTGGTCGACCCTGAAGTTCCTATTATCTCAACTGCCAATGTTCCTCCCCAGCAGCGCGATTGGTGGGCCGAGGGCTTGCTCAAGAATGATCGTTTCAATAACTTACCCCCGGAGCTGACGCGGATGGTGGTGGATAACTTGGATTTCCCTATTGATCTGGAGGATGCTAAGAAAATCCGAGAGGATCTCATGGCGGAAAGGACTAATCTGCAGGATACCCTTAACAGTGACCTCAAGAATCTTGAGTGGAATTTCTGCGAGCACTAA